A single region of the Kwoniella botswanensis chromosome 1, complete sequence genome encodes:
- a CDS encoding asparagine synthase (glutamine-hydrolyzing), translating into MCGIFCCFNRQGDLASYRPRAIACSKKQRHRGPDWSGCYMAKDTIMVHERLAIVGVDTGAQPLVSEDDQLVLAVNGEIYNHVALRKGLKNQDAVFKTHSDCEVIMHLYREHDTGLCAMLDGMFSFVLLDKSVEPPRLIAARDPIGITTLYMGYHSSSPDTIYFSSELKAIHEECDNLISFPPGHFYDSKTKQLERYYKPTWWDGDKGVIPHGEVDYKLLRETLEAAVRKRLMSEVPYGVLLSGGLDSSLIASIAARETDKLAEEHEKFRRERKQAIADGKWVGDEKPLASWPQLHSFAIGLPGAPDLIAAKKAADFLGTVHHEYTFTLEEGLDAIPEVIYHLETFDVTTVRASTPMYLLSRKIKAMGVKMVLSGEGSDEIFGGYLYFHAAPNAKDFHEELVKRVKNLHTADCLRANKSTMAWGLEARVPFLDKQFLEVAMNVDAKYKMFSKGTHQEVDADGRPKMEKYIIRKAFDCAPDGKAYLPDSILWRQKEQFSDGVGYSWIDGMKDHAASVVSDEDFAKRAERFPESTPDTKEAYWIREIFEHHFPTKAAASTAVRWIPKQEWGVSSDPSGRAVSIHTAAYENKA; encoded by the exons ATGTGCGGTATATTCTGTTGTTTCAACAGACAAGGCGATTTGGCATCCTATAGACCCAGGGCTATAGCATGTTCGAAGAAACAGAGACATAGGGGACCAGATTGGTCAGGATGTTATATGGCGAAAGATACGATCATGGTACATGAGAGGTTGGCTATTGTGGGAGTTG ACACCGGTGCCCAACCCCTCGTCAGCGAAGACGACCAACTCGTACTCGCCGTCAACGGAGAAATTTACAACCACGTCGCCTTGAGAAAAGGACTCAAAAACCAAGATGCCGTTTTCAAGACTCATTCCGATTGTGAAGTCATCATGCACTTG TACCGAGAACACGATACTGGACTTTGCGCAATGCTTGATGGAATGTTCTCATTCGTATTATTGGACAAATCCGTCGAACCACCTCGACTTATCGCTGCTAGGGATCCAATCGGTATTACCACCTTGTATATGGGCTAccactcttcttcaccggATACCATTTACTTCTCTTCCGAACTCAAAGCGATCCACGAAGAATGCGACAACTTGATTTCCTTCCCTCCCGGTCACTTCTACGACTCGAAAACCAAACAATTAGAAAGGTATTACAAACCTACCTGGTGGGATGGCGATAAGGGTGTTATCCCCCATGGCGAAGTAGACTACAAATTGTTAAGAGAGACATTAGAAGCCGCCGTaaggaagaggttgatgtCTGAAGTGCCATACGGTGTATTGCTTTCAGGTGGTTTGGATTCAAGTTTGATAGCTTCCATCGCTGCTAGGGAGACCGATAAATTGGCTGAGGAACATGAGAAATtcagaagagagaggaaacAAGCTATAGCTGATGGTAAATGGGTCG GCGACGAAAAACCCCTTGCTTCATGGCCACAGCTCCACTCCTTCGCTATCGGCCTCCCAGGTGCACCAGATCTGATTGCCGCCAAGAAAGCCGCCGATTTCTTGGGTACCGTCCACCACGAGTACACTTTCACCTTGGAAGAGGGTCTTGACGCCATCCCTGAAGTCATCTACCACCTTGAAACTTTCGATGTCACCACTGTCAGAGCTTCCACTCCTATGTACTTGTTATcgagaaagatcaaagctatGGGTGTGAAGATGGTGTTGAGTGGTGAAGGTTCGGACGAGATCTTTGGTG GTTACCTCTATTTCCACGCTGCGCCCAACGCAAAGGATTTCCACGAAGAATTGGTCAAGCGAGTGAAGAACCTGCACACTGCTGATTGTCTGCGAGCcaacaa ATCCACCATGGCCTGGGGTCTCGAGGCTCGAGTGCCATTCCTTGACAAACAGTTCCTCGAAGTCGCCATGAACGTCGATGCGAAATACAAGATGTTCTCCAAAGGTACACACCAAGAGGTCGATGCTGATGGACGACCCAaaatggagaag TACATCATCCGAAAAGCCTTCGACTGTGCACCAGACGGTAAAGCCTACTTGCCCGATTCGATCTTATGGAGACAGAAAGAACAGTTCTCTGACGGTGTTGGATACTCTTGGATCGATGGTATGAAAGATCACGCTGCCTCGGTCGTATCTGATGAGGACTTCGCCAAGAGGGCCGAACGATTCCCGGAATCGACACCTGACACCAAAGAAGCTTATTGGATCAGGGAGATCTTCGAACATCACTTCCCAACCAAGGCTGCTGCTTCCACGGCGGTGAGATGGATCCCCAAACAGGAATGGGGTGTATCGAGTGATCCTTCTGGAAGAGCTGTGTCGATTCATACTGCCGCTTACGAGAACAAAGCTTAA